A window of the Labeo rohita strain BAU-BD-2019 chromosome 1, IGBB_LRoh.1.0, whole genome shotgun sequence genome harbors these coding sequences:
- the toporsa gene encoding topoisomerase I binding, arginine/serine-rich a — protein sequence MASPQMKERLSGVVLNTVSKGASPESKCPICLDHFKNISYLDVCLHKFCFCCIHEWSKNKAECPLCKQPFNSIYHTIKSEDNYKRFDLRPTENGSFGNMAGQRFRYRTTLTGDRRPAPRRTSPPPDHGVLFEGLRGSLPQRHNRDLHSMLRRLAVRQRREREGRSVGSLQDQEVVKFRRALYRRGVRVQRVQDGGRTRETSAEFFRRNPACLHRLVPWLRRELTVLYGTHGSLVNIVQHIIMTLITRSNLDDQAVAHELRPFLLSHTEHFLHEFLSFAQSPFNMEAYDQRAVYDLPRPSGESSSSETSVIAISEDEGDSLVSGSQDYATPSVTLSQTAWDDETPGPSYSSEPSQVLPFHVRDSDSDSSVGEAVGSVAAVPHQDCPANTATVAVEEERSSGSDEDCVIVGYVKPVSERTPELVLLSSDSEQSEQNAELRSPRAPQHIRFSSESDLSPNNTQRPLRRPSRCSRSSENTSKDKYGSRHHERELSGSRDRSSRSSRTHSSSRSRNHPSSKEGKHKRRREKETSHHTSSYWHSYSHYSQRDNSRRCYTETRSSYTSYYRSVHDHSRSRSHSRRRSRDRQDRSRSRSRSRINSSNRQDRSRSKSNSRVDSSNRQNRSRSRSNSRINSSSSRQTSRHDEHGRKKKYKTKHHEERSRKSSSKLFTESDDAKKKKKKHHKKLKRKSRSPSREDKSEGHSRKHHKKKKKHKRKSRRHNSDERVEKSSPVLITITSDCDSDSADPSEPSTSNICASGSIVTIANNATETQPLISGFVDMKQESTTETECSSAGDAGNQPRQTD from the coding sequence ATGGCATCACCACAGATGAAGGAGCGCCTATCAGGTGTTGTGTTAAACACTGTATCAAAAGGAGCATCTCCAGAATCAAAATGCCCAATATGTCTGGatcatttcaaaaacatatCATATCTTGATGTGTGCTTGCATAAGTTTTGCTTCTGCTGCATCCATGAGTGGTCAAAGAACAAAGCAGAATGCCCTTTATGCAAACAgccatttaattcaatttatcaCACCATTAAGTCCGAAGATAACTACAAAAGGTTTGACCTGCGACCAACTGAAAATGGCTCATTTGGCAACATGGCAGGGCAAAGATTCAGGTATCGCACCACGCTTACAGGCGACCGCAGACCAGCACCGAGGAGAACGTCTCCTCCTCCTGACCATGGGGTCCTGTTTGAGGGCCTGAGAGGATCTCTACCACAGCGGCACAACAGAGATCTCCATAGCATGTTAAGGAGGTTGGCAGTGAGacaaagaagagagagagaaggaaggTCTGTGGGAAGTCTTCAGGATCAAGAAGTGGTTAAATTCAGACGGGCCTTGTACAGAAGAGGTGTGCGAGTCCAGAGAGTGCAGGATGGTGGCCGCACCAGGGAAACTTCTGCAGAGTTTTTCAGAAGAAATCCTGCTTGTCTTCACAGGCTTGTGCCTTGGTTGAGACGAGAGTTGACTGTTCTGTATGGTACTCACGGTTCCCTTGTCAACATAGTGCAGCACATCATCATGACTCTGATCACTCGAAGTAACTTGGACGACCAGGCTGTTGCACATGAGCTTCGGCCCTTCTTGCTATCCCATACAGAGCACTTCCTACATGAGTTTCTAAGTTTTGCTCAATCCCCGTTCAACATGGAGGCATATGATCAGCGTGCCGTTTATGACTTGCCACGGCCCTCCGGAGAGAGTAGCAGTTCAGAAACCTCTGTGATCGCCATCTCTGAGGATGAAGGTGATTCTTTAGTGTCAGGATCCCAGGACTATGCCACTCCTAGTGTGACCTTAAGCCAAACAGCATGGGATGATGAGACCCCAGGGCCATCCTACTCCTCAGAGCCATCTCAGGTATTACCTTTCCATGTGAGGGACTCGGATTCTGATAGTAGCGTAGGGGAAGCAGTAGGGTCTGTTGCTGCTGTGCCACATCAAGACTGTCCAGCAAATACTGCCACTGTTGCAGTGGAGGAGGAGCGTTCCTCCGGCAGTGATGAAGATTGTGTTATTGTCGGCTATGTTAAGCCAGTGTCAGAAAGGACACCAGAACTGGTCCTGCTTTCTTCTGATTCGGAACAATCTGAGCAGAACGCAGAGCTCCGGAGCCCACGGGCACCCCAACACATTCGTTTCTCTTCAGAGTCTGATTTGTCTCCCAATAACACTCAGAGACCCTTGAGGAGGCCAAGTAGATGCTCTCGCTCATCTGAGAACACCTCTAAAGATAAATATGGCTCAAGGCATCATGAAAGGGAGTTGTCTGGATCTAGAGACCGATCCTCACGTAGCAGCAGGACACACTCCTCCTCTCGTAGCAGGAACCACCCATCGTCTAAAGAGGGGAAGCATAAACGGAGACGAGAAAAAGAGACAAGTCACCACACCTCATCTTATTGGCATTCATACAGCCATTACAGCCAAAGAGACAACAGCAGAAGATGCTATACAGAGACACGCTCATCCTACACCAGCTATTACAGAAGTGTTCACGATCACTCTCGTTCTCGTTCGCATAGTAGAAGGCGAAGCAGGGACCGTCAGGACAGAAGTCGTTCAAGGAGCAGGTCTAGAATCAACTCTTCCAATCGTCAGGACAGAAGTCGCTCAAAGAGCAATTCTAGAGTCGACTCTTCCAACCGTCAGAACAGAAGTCGCTCAAGAAGCAATTCTAGAATCAACTCTAGCTCCTCACGTCAGACATCACGGCATGATGAACATGGCaggaaaaagaaatacaaaacaaagCATCATGAGGAACGCTCAAGGAAAAGTTCTAGCAAACTCTTCACCGAATCGGAtgatgcaaaaaagaaaaaaaagaagcatcACAAAAAGTTAAAGAGGAAAAGCAGGAGTCCCAGCAGAGAGGATAAATCTGAGGGTCACAGTCGGAAACAtcacaagaagaagaaaaaacacaagAGGAAGAGCAGGAGACATAATAGTGATGAGAGGGTGGAAAAAAGCAGCCCTGTTCTCATTACAATTACTAGTGACTGTGACAGTGACAGTGCTGACCCCAGTGAACCCTCAACTAGTAATATCTGTGCATCTGGCTCCATTGTCACAATAGCAAATAATGCTACAGAAACTCAGCCGCTAATTTCTGGATTCGTAGACATGAAGCAAGAGTCCACTACTGAAACTGAATGTAGTTCTGCGGGTGATGCAGGAAATCAACCCAGACAGACAGATTAA
- the mtap gene encoding S-methyl-5'-thioadenosine phosphorylase: MASNSHVKIGIIGGSGLDDPDILEGRTERYVVTPFGKPSDALILGKIKNVDCVLLARHGRQHTIMPTNVNYQANIWALKEEGCTHLLVTTACGSLRDDIQPGDIVLIDQFIDRTTKRVQTFHDGQSSSPPGVCHIPMAEPFCSKTREVLMEVAQGLGVKCHTRGTMVTIEGPRFSSRAESLMFRQWGADVINMTTVPEVVLAKEAGLCYASIAMATDYDCWKEHEEAVCVDNVLKTMKENANKASSILLTAIPQICQMDWESTIIAQKMMSQSSVMLPKH, encoded by the exons ATGGCATCGAACAGTCATGTAAAg ATAGGAATAATTGGTGGATCTGGTCTTGATGATCCAGATATCCTGGAGGGAAGGACAGAGCGGTATGTTGTCACACCATTTGGAAAG CCATCTGATGCTCTAATTTTGGGCAAAATAAAGAATGTCGATTGTGTACTTCTTGCAAG GCATGGGAGACAACACACCATAATGCCCACCAATGTCAATTACCAGGCCAATATTTGGGCCTTGAAGGAAGAGGGCTGCACTCATCTGTTAGTCACCACAGCATGTGGCTCCCTCAGAGATGACATCCAGCCTGGCGACATTGTTTTGATTGACCAGTTTATTGATAG GACCACAAAACGTGTCCAGACATTCCATGATGGGCAGTCCTCCAGCCCCCCAGGTGTGTGCCACATCCCTATGGCTGAACCTTTCTGCAGCAAGACTAGAGAG GTGCTCATGGAGGTTGCCCAAGGACTCGGTGTAAAGTGTCACACCAGAGGGACAATGGTGACCATAGAGGGACCTCGTTTCTCCTCTCGGGCAGAGAGCCTCATGTTCAGACAGTGGGGGGCTGATGTCATCAACATGACCACAGTACCGGAGGTGGTTCTTGCCAAGGAGGCTGGGCTGTGTTATGCTAGTATTGCAATGGCAACTGATTATGACTGCTGGAAAGAGCACGAAGAGGCG gTGTGTGTGGACAATGTTCTGAAAACCATGAAAGAGAATGCAAATAAAGCTAGCAGCATCCTGCTCACTGCAATCCCACAGATCTGTCAGATGGACTGGGAGAGCACAATAATTGCACAAAAA ATGATGTCACAGTCGTCAGTAATGTTGCCCAAACATTAA
- the ndufb6 gene encoding LOW QUALITY PROTEIN: NADH dehydrogenase [ubiquinone] 1 beta subcomplex subunit 6 (The sequence of the model RefSeq protein was modified relative to this genomic sequence to represent the inferred CDS: deleted 1 base in 1 codon) — translation MTGYTADEKLRFEQLTKLRRQWLKDQELSPREPVVAPKKLGPIERFWSGFLQPKTLWRLYTFKAYNAGVFAVTRILIPAWIVHYYVKYHVSKMPYGIVALKPKLYPGDTILETGEVVPDLPEADGHGHH, via the exons ATGACTGGATACACAGCGGATGAAAAACTCCGCTTTGAGCAGTTGACAAAGCTTCGGCGGCAGTGGCTTAAAGATCAGGAGCTTAGTCCACGAGAGCCCGTCGTTGCACCT AAAAAACTCGGGCCCATCGAGCGATTCTGGTCTGGATTTTTGCAGCCCAAGACACTCTGGAGATTATAC ACATTTAAAGCCTACAATGCCGGTGTTTTTGCTGTGACACGGATTCTAATCCCAGCCTGGATCGTGCATTACTATGTGAAGTACCACGTCAGT AAAATGCCGTATGGAATTGTTGCTCTTAAACCCAAACTGTATCCT GGAGACACCATTTTGGAAACAGGAGAAGTTGTCCCAGATCTTCCTGAAGCAGACGGTCATGGTCATCATTGA